In the genome of Bradyrhizobium arachidis, one region contains:
- a CDS encoding ABC transporter permease produces the protein MTDATLKDTAVRRRISLPAIPVSVALAITWIVAMLVIAAFAEKIAPYGFTQLDLRNRLSPPGNVAHWLGTDELGRDVLSRLLVSIRISLLIAFGATAISAIVGTTLGFLAAHFRGAVEQLVLMLTDFQASMPFLIMALAVLAFFGNSLPLLIGLMGLFGWERYARIARGLAISANAQGYAAAVRQLGATPSRIYLRHILPNIASTLIVSTTLVFPEVILMESGLSFLGLGVQPPMTSLGNMVGYGREYLTRAPWIMLAPATTIVVTTLAVSVIGDWLRDRLDPTLQ, from the coding sequence ATGACCGACGCCACGCTGAAGGACACGGCCGTCCGCCGCCGCATCAGCCTGCCGGCGATCCCGGTCTCGGTCGCGCTCGCGATCACCTGGATCGTCGCCATGCTGGTGATCGCGGCCTTCGCCGAGAAGATCGCGCCTTACGGCTTCACCCAGCTCGATTTGCGCAACCGGCTGTCACCGCCCGGCAATGTCGCGCACTGGCTCGGCACCGACGAGCTCGGCCGTGACGTGCTGTCGCGCCTCCTCGTCTCGATCCGCATCTCGCTGCTGATCGCGTTCGGCGCGACCGCGATCTCGGCGATCGTCGGGACCACGCTCGGTTTCCTCGCCGCGCATTTCCGGGGGGCCGTCGAGCAGCTCGTGCTGATGCTGACAGACTTCCAGGCCAGCATGCCGTTCCTGATCATGGCGCTCGCCGTACTCGCCTTCTTCGGCAATTCGCTGCCGCTGCTGATCGGCCTGATGGGCCTGTTCGGCTGGGAGCGCTACGCCCGCATCGCCCGCGGCCTTGCCATCTCGGCCAATGCGCAGGGCTACGCGGCCGCGGTCCGCCAGCTCGGGGCCACGCCGTCGCGGATTTACCTCCGGCACATCCTGCCGAACATCGCCTCCACCCTGATCGTCTCGACCACGCTGGTCTTCCCCGAGGTGATCCTGATGGAGTCGGGCCTGTCCTTCCTCGGCCTCGGCGTGCAGCCGCCGATGACCAGCCTCGGCAACATGGTCGGCTATGGCCGCGAGTACCTCACCCGGGCGCCCTGGATCATGCTGGCGCCGGCGACCACCATCGTGGTCACGACGCTGGCCGTCTCCGTGATCGGCGACTGGCTGCGCGACCGGCTCGATCCGACCCTGCAATAG
- a CDS encoding TOMM precursor leader peptide-binding protein encodes MTATRKTRVARQTRKDVLRFAPNFTAYVLPPDAVCLYSEDRKFFLHGELYCALATAIGKHGKAWSEIIRQLSKHFPADKIEEAIKRLLDRRYVVAATSKAFDGAVAGFLASLGMPLEIAEQNLRNCPVQVESIDVKGAKELTAVLSKLGVQIAKRAPKFTITLANDYLDRRLAELNQERVAAKTPWLLVQPSGPFPLVGPVFKPGESACWTCLFDRMIRNREIKGFLDRGPAHAVATSPLVRESVGQAGIHFAAVEIAKAIASGFRTDLRDHIASFDLTGAAIAKHYVTRRPQCPTCGSRKLNNPRRSPALVEIAEGKRLVMTSGGYRTVTSRSTVSRFRKHVSPLTGVVSRLERIDVDLPMNTNYFAQHNFSAPAHSIDQLRSGLSGGSFGKGSTAEQGEASALMESIERYSGIFQGDEIRTTRRFDDFAPGDALLPNDVQLFSETQFKNRFLQRPDDPHPVPEPFDPATRTEWSPVSSLRDKRFRYLPTGLLYFFYGGFHTDSNGCAAGNTRDEAIVQGFLELIERDAYAIWWYNRVQRAEVDLEQFDDFYVRDLQTQFAEAGRKLWVLDITTDLGIPTYVAIMHWMQNGHENIEFGSGAHFDRRIALLRSLTELTQFMSVGMMGGASGEKPTLDGVTPLRLEDYPFLTPSDRPIIPPAPSLKLHDNTRDQVIACVEIAARAGYDFLVLDQTRPDVEVPVVRVLVPGLRHFYRRFAPGRLYDVPVKLGLLDRPRPENDLTSFLPHT; translated from the coding sequence ATGACTGCAACTCGCAAGACCCGCGTTGCGCGGCAGACCCGCAAAGACGTTCTCCGATTTGCACCGAACTTCACCGCTTACGTACTGCCTCCCGATGCGGTTTGCCTCTATTCCGAGGATCGCAAGTTCTTCCTGCATGGCGAGCTCTACTGTGCCTTGGCCACCGCGATCGGAAAACATGGCAAGGCTTGGTCGGAGATCATTCGCCAGCTTTCGAAGCACTTTCCGGCCGACAAGATCGAGGAAGCGATCAAGCGGCTCCTCGATCGCCGATATGTCGTTGCAGCGACCTCGAAAGCGTTTGACGGTGCCGTCGCTGGTTTCCTGGCAAGCCTAGGCATGCCCCTGGAGATCGCGGAGCAGAATCTTCGCAATTGCCCGGTGCAGGTCGAGTCGATTGACGTCAAAGGCGCCAAGGAGCTGACCGCGGTGTTGAGCAAGCTCGGGGTTCAAATCGCCAAGCGAGCGCCGAAGTTCACGATCACGCTGGCGAACGACTATCTCGACCGGCGACTTGCTGAACTGAACCAAGAACGCGTGGCCGCCAAGACGCCCTGGTTGCTGGTCCAGCCATCCGGTCCGTTTCCGTTGGTCGGGCCCGTGTTCAAACCGGGCGAGAGCGCCTGCTGGACCTGCCTGTTCGATCGCATGATCCGCAATCGGGAGATCAAGGGATTTCTCGACCGGGGACCGGCGCATGCGGTTGCCACATCGCCGCTCGTCAGGGAAAGCGTCGGCCAAGCGGGAATCCATTTTGCGGCCGTCGAGATCGCCAAGGCGATTGCCTCGGGCTTTCGCACCGATTTGCGCGATCACATCGCAAGCTTCGACCTGACCGGCGCCGCCATCGCCAAGCACTACGTGACGCGACGCCCGCAATGTCCGACCTGCGGCAGCAGGAAGCTGAACAACCCGCGCCGATCTCCGGCCCTGGTCGAGATTGCCGAGGGCAAGAGGCTCGTCATGACCAGCGGTGGATACCGCACCGTGACATCGCGCTCGACGGTGTCGCGCTTCCGCAAGCATGTGAGCCCACTGACAGGCGTGGTGTCCAGGCTCGAGCGGATCGACGTCGATCTGCCGATGAACACCAACTATTTCGCCCAGCATAATTTCTCCGCGCCGGCCCACAGCATCGACCAGCTCAGGTCCGGATTGAGCGGCGGCAGCTTTGGCAAGGGCTCGACCGCCGAGCAGGGCGAAGCCAGCGCGCTGATGGAATCGATCGAACGCTATTCGGGCATTTTCCAGGGCGATGAGATCAGGACGACGCGTCGATTTGACGATTTCGCTCCTGGCGACGCGCTTCTTCCCAACGATGTCCAGCTCTTCAGCGAAACGCAGTTCAAGAACAGGTTTCTCCAGCGACCGGACGATCCCCATCCGGTGCCCGAGCCGTTCGATCCCGCGACGAGGACCGAGTGGTCGCCGGTCTCATCGCTGCGCGACAAACGCTTCAGATATCTGCCGACGGGTCTCCTGTATTTCTTTTATGGCGGCTTTCACACGGATTCCAACGGCTGCGCGGCCGGCAACACCCGCGACGAAGCGATTGTCCAGGGCTTCCTCGAGCTGATAGAGCGCGATGCCTACGCGATCTGGTGGTACAACCGGGTGCAGCGCGCCGAAGTCGACCTCGAGCAGTTCGACGACTTCTACGTCCGGGATCTCCAAACTCAATTTGCGGAAGCCGGGCGCAAGCTGTGGGTGCTCGACATCACCACCGATCTCGGCATTCCGACTTACGTGGCGATCATGCACTGGATGCAGAATGGACACGAGAATATCGAGTTCGGCTCCGGCGCGCATTTCGACCGCCGCATAGCCCTGCTGCGCTCCCTCACCGAGTTGACCCAATTCATGTCGGTCGGCATGATGGGCGGCGCGAGCGGCGAGAAGCCGACCCTCGACGGTGTCACACCGCTGCGTCTGGAAGACTACCCGTTCCTGACACCGAGCGATCGCCCTATCATCCCCCCGGCGCCGAGCCTCAAGCTTCACGACAATACGCGAGACCAGGTCATTGCCTGCGTCGAGATCGCCGCCCGTGCAGGCTACGATTTCCTCGTCCTCGACCAGACACGTCCCGACGTCGAGGTTCCGGTCGTCAGAGTGCTCGTTCCCGGCCTGCGTCATTTCTATCGCCGCTTCGCACCGGGCCGGCTCTACGATGTGCCGGTGAAGCTCGGATTGTTGGACCGGCCGCGACCCGAAAACGATCTGACTTCATTCCTGCCACACACCTGA
- a CDS encoding ABC transporter permease encodes MGRYFAIRIGRAALTIVLVVTFAFVVLRLSGDPALMILGPEAPPEVLAAFRKAWGLDDPIWFQYLDYFGAIAKGELGRSMRDGRPAIELVLERIPATLALTLPAFVFKVALGIPAGIYAALHRGSAIDRTVMITAVAGFTVPSFVLALLLVLVFAVQLGWLPSGGQDSWRHAILPITTLSLGGAAVLARFTRSAMLEVLGQPYIRTASAKGVPWRKVVTSHALPNAAIPTVTILGFMVGTLIAGAVVVESVFAWPGVGRLLVVAVANRDLAVVQCILLLVAMTMVTSNLIVDFLYGFLDPRLRAKGAHA; translated from the coding sequence ATGGGACGCTACTTCGCCATCCGCATCGGACGCGCGGCCCTGACGATCGTGCTCGTCGTCACCTTCGCCTTCGTCGTGCTGCGGCTGTCAGGCGATCCCGCGCTGATGATCTTGGGACCGGAGGCGCCGCCGGAAGTCCTTGCCGCCTTCCGCAAGGCCTGGGGCCTCGATGATCCCATCTGGTTCCAGTATCTCGATTACTTCGGCGCCATCGCCAAGGGCGAACTCGGCCGCTCCATGCGCGACGGACGGCCCGCAATCGAGCTCGTGCTGGAGCGCATCCCGGCGACGCTGGCGCTGACGTTGCCGGCCTTCGTGTTCAAGGTCGCGCTCGGCATTCCCGCCGGCATCTACGCCGCGCTGCACCGGGGCTCCGCCATTGACCGCACCGTGATGATCACGGCAGTGGCGGGTTTCACCGTGCCGAGCTTCGTGCTGGCGCTGCTGCTGGTGCTCGTCTTCGCCGTGCAGCTCGGCTGGCTGCCTTCGGGCGGACAGGACAGCTGGCGGCACGCCATCTTGCCGATCACGACGCTCAGCCTCGGCGGCGCCGCGGTGCTGGCGCGCTTCACCCGCAGCGCCATGCTGGAAGTGCTGGGCCAGCCCTATATCCGCACCGCATCGGCCAAGGGCGTGCCGTGGCGCAAGGTGGTGACCTCGCACGCGCTGCCGAACGCGGCGATCCCGACCGTGACCATTCTGGGCTTCATGGTGGGCACGCTGATCGCGGGCGCGGTCGTGGTCGAGAGCGTGTTTGCCTGGCCGGGCGTAGGGCGTCTGCTCGTGGTTGCCGTCGCCAACCGCGACCTCGCCGTCGTGCAATGCATCCTGCTGCTGGTCGCGATGACCATGGTGACGTCCAACCTGATCGTCGACTTCCTCTACGGTTTCCTCGATCCGCGGCTGCGCGCCAAAGGGGCGCACGCATGA
- a CDS encoding ABC transporter ATP-binding protein, producing MSAPLVEVSSISRSYSMRSGMFGRATAVHAVDGVSLTIPKGETLGLVGESGSGKSTTGRIVLGLEPPDRGEVRFGGKSMAAPGTPAWRAQRARMQMIFQDPLGALDRRLAVATQIREPLDIHSLGTPAEREERVRELLRAVELTPAHGARYPGALSGGQRQRIVLARALATKPDFLVCDEPVSALDVSIQAQVVNLLCDLQAQLGLTLLFISHDLRVVRQISNVVAVMYLGRIVEIGSADDLFARPEHPYTQALVSASPAPGRRSAGRIVLSGDPPNPAARPQGCAFHPRCPRAIARCASEVPALSAVGGERQVACHLVTGPQAETQDAA from the coding sequence ATGAGCGCGCCGCTCGTCGAGGTATCCTCGATCTCGCGCAGCTATTCGATGCGCTCCGGAATGTTCGGCCGAGCGACCGCCGTGCATGCCGTCGACGGCGTGTCGCTGACGATCCCCAAGGGCGAGACGCTCGGCCTCGTCGGCGAGTCCGGCTCGGGCAAATCGACCACCGGCCGCATCGTGCTCGGCCTCGAGCCGCCCGATCGCGGCGAGGTGCGGTTTGGCGGTAAGTCGATGGCAGCGCCCGGTACGCCTGCGTGGCGCGCGCAACGGGCGCGCATGCAGATGATCTTCCAGGATCCGCTGGGCGCGCTGGACCGGCGCCTGGCCGTCGCCACGCAAATCCGCGAACCCCTGGACATCCACAGCCTCGGCACGCCGGCCGAGCGCGAGGAGCGCGTGCGCGAATTGCTGCGCGCCGTCGAGCTGACACCCGCGCACGGCGCGCGCTATCCGGGCGCGCTCTCCGGCGGGCAGCGCCAGCGCATCGTGCTGGCGCGGGCGCTGGCGACGAAGCCGGATTTCCTTGTCTGCGATGAGCCCGTCAGCGCGCTCGACGTCTCGATCCAGGCGCAGGTGGTCAATCTGCTGTGCGATCTCCAGGCGCAGCTTGGGCTCACGCTGCTGTTCATCAGCCACGATCTGCGCGTCGTCAGGCAGATCAGCAATGTCGTGGCCGTGATGTATCTCGGCCGCATTGTCGAGATCGGCAGCGCCGACGATCTCTTTGCCCGGCCGGAGCATCCCTACACACAGGCACTGGTCTCGGCGTCGCCCGCACCGGGCCGCCGCAGCGCGGGCCGCATCGTGCTGTCAGGCGATCCACCAAACCCGGCGGCGCGGCCCCAAGGCTGCGCCTTCCACCCGCGCTGCCCGCGCGCTATTGCGCGCTGCGCAAGCGAGGTGCCTGCACTCTCAGCCGTCGGCGGTGAGCGGCAGGTCGCCTGCCATCTCGTCACGGGCCCACAGGCCGAAACGCAGGACGCGGCGTGA
- a CDS encoding SagB/ThcOx family dehydrogenase has translation MQPDGNIAAFLGDYSVNLGQFSAAAMDRARHLSTGLPLASFAGKSVVAREIDALVHRLARQGLLEYRLSSSHNTQGFVVIEPQVPDYWPRRAKLGSRDTVVLSRFAYLRRRGNEMVLESPRAGALFRIGDPAIAATLAALSQPRKIGKLNQKIASSTVPLLELLLDSQILLKLGAKDGEGLRVNEGDGNLVLWDFHDLVFHTRSTEGRQANPVGAAFTYAGVVPPSPAVRPPWAGSKIDLRKLSWPEPNSHFPKLLRERHSTRDFDDKNPVTLGELAQFLDTTARVVSEWKSGPYFEGGPEVPYSTRPYPSAGSAYELELYLTVANCDGLAPGLYHYDAGSHALVAISASPQQLQAQLAAAQFAMDAPAQPQILITIAARFGRVSWKYSSIAYSLILKDVGSLIQTLYLAATDMGLGGCAIGSTNIDLFAKMTELELHIEGPVGQFALGRGRTPEVQG, from the coding sequence ATGCAGCCGGACGGAAACATCGCCGCCTTTCTGGGCGACTATTCCGTCAACCTCGGACAATTCAGCGCGGCCGCGATGGACCGCGCCCGACATCTAAGTACCGGTCTTCCGCTCGCATCGTTTGCAGGCAAGAGTGTCGTCGCCAGGGAAATCGACGCCCTGGTACATCGCTTGGCGCGGCAGGGGCTTTTGGAATACCGCCTCTCCTCGTCGCATAACACCCAGGGCTTCGTGGTCATCGAGCCCCAAGTCCCCGACTACTGGCCGCGGCGCGCGAAGCTGGGCAGCCGTGACACCGTCGTGTTGTCGCGCTTTGCCTATCTGCGCCGGCGCGGCAATGAGATGGTGCTGGAATCGCCACGCGCCGGCGCGCTGTTCCGGATTGGCGATCCCGCCATCGCCGCCACCCTTGCTGCGCTGTCGCAGCCTCGGAAGATCGGCAAGCTCAACCAGAAGATAGCTTCCTCCACTGTCCCTCTCCTCGAACTGTTGCTCGACAGCCAGATCCTGCTCAAGCTCGGTGCGAAAGACGGAGAAGGCCTGCGGGTGAACGAAGGCGACGGCAACCTCGTGCTCTGGGATTTCCACGATCTGGTGTTTCACACGCGGAGCACGGAGGGTCGGCAAGCCAATCCGGTCGGCGCCGCCTTCACCTATGCCGGGGTCGTTCCGCCGTCGCCCGCGGTGCGGCCACCCTGGGCCGGCAGCAAGATTGACCTGCGCAAACTCTCCTGGCCGGAGCCGAACTCCCACTTCCCGAAGCTGTTGCGCGAACGCCATTCAACGCGGGATTTCGACGACAAGAATCCGGTCACGCTCGGCGAACTCGCGCAGTTTCTCGACACCACCGCGCGCGTCGTGTCCGAATGGAAGAGCGGGCCGTATTTCGAGGGCGGTCCCGAGGTCCCTTACAGCACGAGGCCTTATCCGTCGGCGGGGAGCGCGTACGAGCTGGAATTGTACCTTACCGTCGCGAACTGCGACGGGCTTGCGCCCGGACTCTACCACTACGATGCAGGGAGCCACGCGCTGGTCGCGATCAGCGCTTCCCCCCAACAACTCCAGGCGCAACTGGCGGCTGCCCAGTTCGCCATGGACGCGCCCGCTCAGCCGCAAATCCTCATCACGATCGCGGCGCGTTTTGGGCGGGTCTCCTGGAAATACAGCTCAATCGCATATTCGTTGATCCTGAAGGATGTCGGCAGCCTGATTCAGACGCTTTACCTGGCGGCGACCGATATGGGCCTCGGCGGTTGCGCCATCGGCAGCACCAACATCGATCTGTTCGCGAAAATGACGGAGTTGGAATTGCATATCGAGGGCCCGGTCGGTCAATTCGCGCTCGGCCGCGGCAGGACGCCGGAAGTCCAAGGCTAG
- a CDS encoding ABC transporter ATP-binding protein, whose amino-acid sequence MSPLVSIRDLGVAFNGVAVLRGVDLTLQKGEALGLVGESGSGKSVTWLAALGLLPRHAKVSGSVRLDGREILGAPASELDQVRGGRVAMIFQDPASALNPVLTIRKQLCEALALHRDLSGDAVRADALRLLNLVGIPDAARRLSAYPHEFSGGQVQRIMIAMALAGNPDLLIADEPTTALDATIQAQILELLSTIRREMGMAMVLISHDLGVVAENCDRVAVMYAGRIVEHAPSNQLFADPVHPYAQGLIGALPPLDGPRRRLTAIPGTVPDPAHMPDGCAFAPRCALAAEACGLAAPTLAPIAEDRAVACIRAEASRRALLGIAAE is encoded by the coding sequence GTGTCGCCGCTGGTCAGCATCCGCGACCTCGGCGTCGCCTTCAACGGTGTCGCGGTGTTGCGCGGCGTCGATCTCACCCTGCAGAAGGGCGAGGCCCTCGGTCTCGTCGGCGAGTCCGGTTCGGGCAAGTCGGTGACATGGCTTGCCGCGCTCGGCTTGTTGCCGCGGCACGCGAAGGTCTCGGGCTCGGTGCGGCTCGACGGGCGCGAGATCCTCGGCGCGCCGGCCTCCGAGCTCGATCAGGTCAGGGGCGGGCGGGTTGCCATGATCTTCCAGGATCCGGCAAGCGCGCTCAATCCGGTGCTGACCATCCGCAAGCAGCTCTGCGAGGCGCTGGCGCTGCATCGCGATCTCTCGGGTGATGCCGTAAGAGCGGATGCGCTGCGGCTGCTTAATCTGGTCGGCATCCCCGATGCGGCGCGGCGTCTGTCCGCCTATCCGCACGAATTCTCCGGCGGCCAGGTCCAGCGTATCATGATCGCGATGGCGCTCGCCGGAAATCCCGACCTCTTGATTGCGGACGAACCGACCACGGCGCTGGATGCCACCATCCAGGCGCAGATTCTGGAACTGCTCTCCACCATCCGTCGCGAGATGGGCATGGCGATGGTGCTGATCAGCCACGACCTCGGCGTCGTCGCGGAAAACTGCGACCGCGTCGCGGTGATGTATGCCGGCCGTATCGTCGAGCACGCACCGAGCAACCAGCTCTTTGCCGATCCCGTGCACCCCTATGCGCAGGGCTTGATCGGCGCGCTGCCGCCGCTCGACGGGCCGCGCCGCCGTCTCACCGCCATTCCCGGCACCGTGCCCGATCCCGCGCATATGCCTGACGGCTGTGCCTTCGCGCCGCGCTGTGCGCTGGCAGCCGAGGCGTGTGGTCTTGCGGCGCCGACCCTCGCGCCAATCGCAGAGGATCGCGCGGTTGCCTGCATCCGCGCCGAAGCCTCTCGCCGCGCGCTGCTCGGGATCGCCGCCGAATGA